The Thermostichus vulcanus str. 'Rupite' genome includes a window with the following:
- a CDS encoding Rho termination factor N-terminal domain-containing protein produces the protein MSSLSEVGNLLLLYLDQIELPEEKYIHVPDFLIKTAAKLLQETQQRNWLPILVKEVGKDRYAVIGNAYVYAVAVEAGLERVWCIVVEDSPEAAEVTQVLARERVPKVNLSTASRDEIRSALEYLKQQSGNPLSGVDLAVAVNRIDEAPRQYWQTLDPVADLKCGITKGKKLDALEEVFYLTPQPMPDQTEIRDLKLLNKLKINELKALAKKRGLKYTSKIKKLELVKLLSQ, from the coding sequence ATGAGCAGCTTAAGCGAAGTAGGGAACTTACTTTTGCTTTATCTGGATCAAATCGAGCTCCCAGAGGAAAAGTACATCCACGTTCCCGACTTCTTGATTAAGACGGCAGCTAAGCTTTTGCAAGAAACTCAGCAGCGTAACTGGCTCCCGATCCTTGTCAAAGAAGTTGGGAAAGACCGATACGCAGTCATTGGCAACGCCTATGTTTATGCAGTTGCTGTGGAAGCAGGATTAGAGCGGGTTTGGTGCATTGTGGTGGAAGACAGCCCTGAAGCGGCGGAAGTCACCCAGGTTTTGGCCAGGGAAAGAGTTCCTAAAGTTAATCTTTCTACAGCCTCTAGGGATGAAATTAGGTCGGCCTTGGAATATCTGAAACAACAGTCCGGAAATCCTCTTAGCGGCGTTGATCTAGCTGTTGCTGTCAATCGGATTGATGAGGCTCCCCGTCAATACTGGCAGACGCTGGATCCAGTAGCAGACTTGAAATGCGGGATCACCAAGGGCAAAAAGCTTGATGCTCTTGAGGAGGTGTTCTATCTAACACCCCAGCCTATGCCTGACCAGACCGAGATCAGAGATCTCAAGCTCCTGAACAAATTAAAAATTAACGAGCTGAAGGCTCTGGCTAAGAAGCGTGGCCTCAAGTACACAAGCAAAATTAAGAAACTGGAATTGGTGAAACTTTTGAGCCAGTAA
- a CDS encoding phospholipid carrier-dependent glycosyltransferase, producing MTVEPTPTDPAPERPRSSLLPMPTLGSPQTAVGSRQWLLWGALGIFLIGLGMRLWRLNEFPAPVFDEVYFPEFAQNYLDGKPFFDVHPPLGKYFIALSIQVFGRNEWGFRFATALCGSLIPLLLTGLAYRLTYHVGLALLSGALLLTDGIFLVESRFGLINVYLVAFGLAAAILLLGGLERRGWRRAVHFTGSGILLGAAVSVKWNGLWFAFMFALLGLLVWGVIWLRPQWIPRLGLLVQIRHLRWWHYAFCFILAPLVFYALQWIPHLQFNPQQGLTLDWSWAGIQNYFRALVAINQSIYGGQTAANLVVDEETPVHPYCSTSLRSLVAWFPALRPWLATRLGSAGAWSWPIMGRSVGYYFSSEDNLWRAVHGLGNPWLWWLGTGSILVLVGRGIRRFNGIEAFILIGYAANYLPWFMVSRCVFIYHYMSALAFSTLALAWLVILGWQSYQRFWRGVSLTAVALVLATLIFFFPIWFGLPLSPNGFYARMWFRSTPVPLFCFSPESCERTPLRLPPIPGLNWI from the coding sequence ATGACTGTGGAGCCAACCCCTACCGACCCTGCGCCGGAGCGGCCCCGCTCCTCTCTGCTGCCCATGCCTACCCTGGGATCCCCGCAAACCGCAGTCGGATCCCGTCAGTGGCTGTTGTGGGGGGCGCTAGGGATCTTCCTGATTGGGTTGGGGATGCGCCTGTGGCGGCTGAATGAATTTCCTGCTCCTGTCTTCGACGAGGTGTATTTCCCGGAGTTCGCCCAAAATTATCTGGATGGCAAGCCCTTTTTCGATGTGCATCCCCCCTTGGGCAAATACTTCATCGCCCTCAGCATTCAGGTGTTTGGCCGCAATGAATGGGGGTTTCGCTTTGCCACGGCCCTGTGTGGATCCCTGATCCCGCTGTTGCTGACGGGGTTAGCCTACCGCCTCACCTATCATGTCGGGTTGGCGCTGCTGAGCGGGGCCTTATTGCTGACGGATGGCATCTTTTTGGTGGAATCCCGCTTCGGCCTGATCAACGTCTACTTGGTGGCCTTTGGCTTGGCAGCAGCCATTTTGTTGCTGGGTGGGTTGGAGCGGCGCGGTTGGCGACGGGCTGTACACTTTACCGGCTCCGGGATCCTGTTGGGAGCGGCAGTTTCCGTGAAGTGGAATGGCCTCTGGTTTGCCTTCATGTTTGCGCTGCTGGGGCTCCTCGTTTGGGGGGTGATCTGGCTTCGTCCGCAGTGGATCCCGCGTTTGGGGCTGTTGGTGCAGATCCGGCACCTGCGCTGGTGGCACTATGCCTTTTGTTTTATCCTTGCTCCGTTGGTGTTTTATGCCCTGCAGTGGATCCCACATTTGCAGTTCAACCCGCAACAGGGGCTAACCCTTGACTGGAGCTGGGCCGGGATCCAAAACTACTTCCGCGCGCTGGTTGCCATTAACCAATCCATTTACGGTGGGCAGACGGCGGCCAACTTGGTGGTGGACGAAGAAACCCCTGTGCATCCCTATTGTTCCACCAGTTTGCGATCCTTGGTGGCGTGGTTCCCAGCGTTGCGGCCGTGGCTGGCGACTCGGTTGGGTTCTGCGGGGGCTTGGTCGTGGCCGATTATGGGCCGTTCCGTAGGCTACTACTTCAGCAGCGAAGACAACCTCTGGCGAGCCGTACACGGCTTGGGCAACCCCTGGCTGTGGTGGCTGGGCACAGGCTCAATTTTGGTGTTGGTTGGGCGCGGGATCCGGCGGTTCAATGGCATCGAAGCCTTCATTTTAATCGGGTATGCCGCCAACTACCTGCCCTGGTTCATGGTGAGTCGCTGCGTGTTTATCTACCACTACATGAGTGCTCTGGCCTTTAGCACCTTGGCGCTGGCTTGGTTGGTGATATTGGGTTGGCAAAGCTATCAACGCTTCTGGCGCGGGGTGAGCCTCACGGCGGTGGCGCTGGTTTTGGCGACCTTGATCTTCTTTTTCCCGATTTGGTTTGGTCTGCCCCTCAGCCCGAACGGGTTTTATGCCCGCATGTGGTTTCGCTCTACACCTGTGCCGCTGTTTTGTTTCAGCCCCGAATCCTGTGAACGAACGCCGCTGCGTTTGCCGCCGATCCCTGGCTTGAACTGGATTTGA